The genomic interval AGGCCAATGAGAAAGTTGAAAATGGGAATATGCCAACACATATCAATGCATTTCAACTGATTGGGATGTCTTCATTTCTTGATCTTTCTGGTTTCTTTGAAAAAGAGGTTTGACATCTGCTTCTTCTATTTGATTGTTTGATCAAATCATGCACTTCCATGTTAAGATTTGAGATTTAATGCTGTGCAGGATGTGTCTGAAAGAAAAATCAGATTCACATCCAATATTTCACCCAAAGATTTATATGAGAAGATTGAGGATATTGTAAGCAGAATGGGATTTCAAGTCCAGAAGGGACATGGGAAGGTAGTACTTTCTTTTCACATTAATAATTCATGTGCTTTTGTCTATCTAAACATGAAAAGACTTTGATGGTGACCTGCACTTTTATTGTGTGGTCACAGCTAAAAGTTATGCAACAGTGCAAAGCTTCAACAACTTTGAATCCCAAAAGCCAGGGTTTTCTTTCAGTCTGTGCTGAGGTTTGCCATACAAACTCTACAATTTATCTGTTTCTCTAATGTGTGCTAATTAATGCATATCTTAACATCAGGTGTTTGAATTGAGCCCATCTTTGTATGTGGTAGAGCTTAGAAAATCATATGGGGATGCTTCATTGTATAGACAGGTAGTTGGATTATATCCACTTGCAATGTTTccgattttattattatgttatgatttttagctattttgattgtttattctttgttttttgtttgcaaaatatgcAGTTGTGCACAGAGTTAAATGAAGGTTTAGGCATATGTCAAAGCCAGCAACTTCTCAAGTCACAGTCCTTGATGACAGAACTTAATGGATTTGAAGGGGAAAGACCTGTTGCTGCTGTTTGATTTACTTAAATTTCTTGAACATAGAAGTTATCAAGTTGTGACGTAGAAGAAgagtttttaatttgttattcacttttgtcacaaataaatatatttaaaaaaaagagtattTTGTGGAAATTTACAATTTTGTTCTCATTGATCATGATCATGTTCTGAGTTAACTGAAACACGTTGAAGCTGCATTAAGAAATTCACACATCTATACATATCAAAATTTACAGAGTATTTGATTTACATTGCTCCAAGAATTTCAAGAATGAACTGAAAGAAATCAAGAGTGATGATTGATCTTAGTTTACAACCAATTTGTCTCCTAATTCTTTGCGATAAACCTGGATTAAGCCTGTGTCGTCAGCCATCTTAAGTTTGTCTCCAAGCATGGTTTTGTAGTAATCATCTTTGTATTCCATATTTCTCATGAACTCCACCTGAAACAAACAAAGTAATATGTATGAAAATCAAAGACCATAAGAACCGAAACTAATCAGACCACGCCGGCGTCTAAACACTCGAGAACATCACCTGTCTCTGAAACATGTCAAACTCATCAGAGCTCAAAGAACCATCACTGTTTGCATCAAGACGCAGCATGAGTTCCTGTGCATCTTTACCTCCTGCTCCGAGCTCTTCCATCACCTCAGTGAGTTCCTCGATACTAATTCTACCATCACCGTTTTTATCAAGAAGGCGAAACACTCGATTTGTTTGATCAATATCAAGACCTCTTTCATTTGAAGATGGCAAATCCCTGAGGCGCAGCGCTGCAAGCTCAGCTGCAGCCAACATGATGGCCTTCAGCCGCTTCGCCTGAACAAATCAAGAACAATGAATCTGCAACATAAAACTTTTATGGGCATTCATATTGACAGAAGCTAAAGCCGGGGAATTCGTTACCTCTCCTGGATCAGTAAGACCACCCTTGTACAATGAATGTGATGCCGCTCCACCATCAGCCAACTTGTCCATCTCTGTTGTTCGTATCTGAATTTCCATTAGAGGAATCCCTCCTTTGTGTTCACTGACATCAACAGCAACATGTAAGCTCTTATAACCATTAGCTTTCGGTCTGCCTATGTAGTCCTTTGTCCTTCTAGGCACTTCTTTCCACATTGTTCGAATCACTTCATATGTTCTATAACACGCCCTGTTTCCTATCTCTGTCGTGTTCTCCCCAGATATCTGTTTCAGGATAACTCTCAAACCCAGAATATCATTCACTTCTTCTGGTTTGCGGCCGTCCTTGAGAAGTTTCTTCATGGTGCTGAAACGGCTTTTGTATCTACCTTGGACTTGGATATCCTCCACCATGTCTGCCAATTCAGTGTCAGTTTCCAATGCTCGAACCAACTGCTCCTTGTAAACATCTATCAATGGCTTACTATCAACCGCACGGCTTCTCAACCATGTATCCACATAGAGGTATGATAATGGAAACAAATACCGAAAGGAAAGATCCTCGAGCTCAAGTGACAAAGCACTGGCACCAACAGCATGGGCAAGCGGCGCATATATCCtcatgacttcaagagatttcATCTGCTGATGGTACCGTGGGAGGTAATCAAGATGCCTCATCAAATCAAGTTTAAGAGCAAGTTCCAAAATCAGTGCTCGAATATCATAATATGTCAGGCAATACCTCCTCAATGCACTGGCACTCTCATCATCTACAATTCCAACATCAGAAGGAATGTGCCTCATCCTTAAGTTCTCATGCAACAAATGAGCTGTGCCAATTCCAATCTGGCCTTTCACAGCATCCATTGTTATAGCCCCTGAAATCAGTGCTTCTCTGAGTATGCCTGCAGATATAACTTCAGCATCCATCTGCAAGTCCAACaatttcaatcaatcaatcactAAATCCTTTTTGTTTCAACTTTAAAGCACTTCAAACTGTTAAGTCAAGAATGCAAACTCTCAAGACACTAAATTTGAAGCTAAATTCAGTGATAacaacatcaaaatcaatttcaaTCTTGAATGGATAATTGAAACACAAACAAGGTCCATAACTACTCCTTTTTTCACAATTAAAGAAAGGACATAAGAATACAAACacaaatttttaacaaattaacaaagaaaCCAGCTTTTCAATGTAATCTGTTCCTGAATTCATctcaataacaaaaacaaagtcCAATTACTCATTAAAACAAGAGCAATTAATCTTCATCTTATAATGAGAAttagtgaagaaaaaaaaaatgcaaaaaaggtGAGAGCTTTAGCAGACCTGGAGGTCAGCGAGGAGGCAAGCAACGGAGAGAGCACGAGAAGGGGGCGCGACCATCAGGGGCAATGGGAAGGGATTGCAATGGAGGAATGGAGAGCTTCAATGCCTTGAAGAGAAGGTTTGACGATGATGTGGTGGAAAGAGCGCCGCCCATCCGGCCACTGAGCTCATTGAAAGCCGCAACAAGCTCCGCCATTGGAGAAGACGAAGAAGGAGAAGCGCAGGGTGAAAGAGAGAGGGGCTCCATCGCGGAGCATCGGATCCTCCGGCTAGTGCGTTTACCGCGAGGGATGAAGACGAAGGATGAGGAGATGGGTTTGAGTGGATGCTTGGATTGTGTCTTTGGGAGAAGGTGGTTGACGTGAAGGTGGTGGCCGGCGGCCGCCATGGCTGccgcggcggcggcggcggcggaggaggtggtggtggtggtggtgtcgGTGGTGATTTGGAATTGGTTCAGTTTCATCCACatcattgagtttgttttcattaattctaGTTTGTGGTTCTCACACCTTCACAACAATGAATAGGTTAAACCCGGATTTTATTTGCTTAGTTGAAACTAAAACTAATTCAGATCGCATTCTTCGTTTCTGTGTTAGGCTTGAATCCAGATGGGATTGGGCGGCCATCCCTTCTACGGGTTTCTCTGGAGGAATTTTGGTCCTCTGGCGAAAGCATGTAGGGTTTGTTACCCCAATCGCCATTTCTAGACTCGCTCTCCATCTTGTTATCACGACTTCATCTGCTTCTTGGGTGCTCTCCACCATTTATAACTCTCAAGTGCTCTCTGATCACAAAACCCTTTGGGACTCCCTCTCCGCCATTTCATTACTCAACATTCCCTGGGTTCTCACTGGGGATTTCAATGCCATTTGCAGTAAGAATGAGCACTTGGGAGGCTCTTTCATTAACTACGCTTCAAAGGCTAAGTATTTCTCCTCCTTCATTACTAACAACAATCTTCTTGACCTTGGTTTTACTGGCCCTTGTTTCACCTGGTGTAATAACCAGGAGGGCTTAGCCCGCAGGTGGGCTAGACTCGATCGTTTCTTAGCTAATTCTTGTTGGTTCTGCAGGTTTAATTTTATCTCCAATCAACACCTTGCTCGCTTTAACTCGGATCACTCTCCGCTCTTTCTTAACGCTAGATCTGTGACCCCCTCCTCCAAGAGAATCTTCCGTTTTGATAACTTCTGGTTGGATTACGAGGGTTGCCATAACAGTGTCCTTAATGCCTGGGGCATTGACTCTAATGCCTCTCCTATGCATTCCTTCTCTCATTCTATCTCTCGTACTAAATCGAATCTTCTCAGGTGGCGGCGCTTTGGGATCAGTCAACTTGAGATAGAGATTGCTAATATTGAGAGGGAGATCTTGAGCATGGATCAGGGCTTCCCGGTCTCTGTTGATCTCTGGAGGCACACCTGGCTCCGTGCTTTGCGTAATCGTCATAAGGCCCTCATCAGACAAAAAACTATCTTTTGGGGGCAACGTGCCAGGAATTTGTGGCTCAGCAAAGGtgatcaaaactctaatttctTTCATACTTCAGTTAAAATTAGAAGACACAGAAACCGCATCAATGCCATCAAAAATGATTCAGGTATGACCTTCACTGACCATTCGGCTATTGCGAAGTGTTTCTctgatttttatcaaaatctttGGTCTGCCTCTTCAAACTTAAACCAGGATTCCCTCTTCAATATGTTGCCGGATGATTACCCTGTTCTGTGTGAAGAGGATAGAGAGGCTTTGATTAAACCTATCACCAAGCGTGAGGTTTATCGAACTCTCTCCTCTATGCCACGGGGTAAGAGTCCTGGCCCAGACGGCCTCAATGTTGAGTTCTATGTGTTCTACTGGAATATTATTGGTGATCATTTTTTCAATGCTATTTCTCACTTTTTTAATACTACTCAGATTCCCTCTTCTTGGGGTAAGACCTTTGTGACTTTAATTCCGAAAAAAGATAATCCTCTAACTGTTGGTGATTTCCGGCCGATTTCACTCTGTAACGTTTGTTACAAAATTATTGCTAAGCTTTTAGCCAATCGATTGCGCCTGGTTTTGCCTAATCTTGTGGGTATTGAGCAAAATGGGTTCATCTCGGGGCGTGGCGCTTATGATAATATAATTGCAGCCCAAGAGATTGCCCATAGCTTAGAATCTGATTCCTCTGCCCTCCCTAGGATGATTCTCAAAATTGATGTGGAAAAAGCCTTTGACACTTTGGAATGGAACGCTGTTCTTGCAACCCTCCAGAGGATGTTTTTTCCTGAGCgctggatttcttggattaaaTCCTCTCTTTCCTCtgcctctttctctctcattatTAATGGTAAGCACTCTGATTGGTTTTCCAGTAGCAGAGGTGTTCGCCAGGGTGATCCTCTTTCATCCTTGCTTTTTATTTTGACCTCTCAGACTCTTACCTCTATTCTTAACAAAGCATGCTCCCTCAACATGATCCCTGGTTTCAACAGCAACCTTCCTAGAAACTTTAACCATCTGATGTTTGCAGATGATCTTATCATGGTCACTAATGCTTCTAGACAAGTGGCTCGCAACTGTAATTTTTGTCTCAATCTTTACCTTAAGCTCCCTGGTCAGAAACCAAATCTGCATAAATCTGAGATTTTCCTTCCTTCCTGGTGTAACACCAAAATTGCCAAGGCTATTTCTAGGATTCTGGGCATTAAGATTGGCAAATTTCCTTTCATGTATCTTGGAGTCCCCATCTCCCCCAAGAAACTTTCTATTAACCAACTAAATTTTCTTCCTTCGCGTGTAAATTCTGCGATTCATTCCTGGAATCACTCTACCATTTCTTCCGCTGGTCGTGCAGTCTTGATTAACAGTTCCATCTTTGCCATTCCTAACTATTTCCTTTCAGTCATGAACATTCCTCTCTCCATTTTGGACTCGATCTCTAAGTTGGCTCGGGACTTCCTCTGGGGTAGGAGGGGCAATGGTAGCGGCTTCCACACTGTGGGTTGGTCTCTTTCAACCCAATGTAAGCCTGAGGGAGGCCTTGGAATTAGAAACCTTAGATTAGTCTTGCATTCTCTTATGGCTAAAAATGTCTTTTCTATCCTTAACTCTGATAACAAACTTTGGgtggatattttcaaatctaagTATCAAAACTGGCATCCTTGGAAAAATGAGTCCATTTCTGGTTCCTCCTGGTTTTATAAATCGATTTGTAACTCTGCCGATTTTCTCAAGCAAAATCTTTTAATCAATTCCGCCCATCCTTCTTGTGTGGATTGGTTGAAGGACCCTTGCTTGCTTGATCTTCCTATTAATCAGAAACCCACTTTCATTAATATGGATCTTGATCTCTCTGATTTTCATTTCTCTGACTTCTTTGGCTTGGATGGCCTCAATGAAACCCTTCTTAATTTGGTATTTGGCATCAATTTCAACTGGGATACGCTCAAACGTTTTTTTCGATGGATCATTTGGGTAATCCTGTTTGGATTTGGGCTTCTCCAAATCATAAGGCCACTCTTCTCGCCTCGGTGTATGACACCATCGGTTCCcaatgctttgtgctctaaccCTTGGGATGGTCGGAACCAAATCTGGAAATTGTGTTCTATCCCAAGAGTAAAAATTCTTTATTTGGAAACCCGATGCATGGGAAACTCTCATCGGTGCGTTGCTTTTACTGAGGCTTAATATTGGCCCTTTCACCTTATGCCCTTTTTGTGGGCTTGAAGAAGAAACTTGGAGCACATTATTTGGTCTTGCTCCAAGCTTGCTTGCTCTTGGATCTCTATCCTGCGGTCGATTGGCCTCTCGGCTAATGCTCCCGACTTTCTCTCATCCGGAACTTGGCTAACCTTTCCGAATCTCTCTCGATCCAGTGGTGCACGGGCGAGGGCCCTTATTGCTTCTCGGCTTGGCTCGCTTGGAAAGAGAGGTgtaatcttatttttaaaaacacccGCAGCCCAGATTTGATACCCTCGCGACTGAGCCTTCTCTCTTTGTTACGATTTCTTCTTGGCCTCAGCAAGATCTACGAGGGAGTTTTCTAAgcctctctcttcattctcccCATCCCCTCAATTTCCATCTTCTCCGATGCCTCATGGTCTTACGTCACCAACTCTTACGGGATGGGGTTCATTATCCTTGCCTCTAATGGTCAAATTTTACTTGCAGGGATCTCGGGGTGCTTTTTCATTCCTCTCCACTTGCTGATGAATTGTCTCG from Dioscorea cayenensis subsp. rotundata cultivar TDr96_F1 chromosome 7, TDr96_F1_v2_PseudoChromosome.rev07_lg8_w22 25.fasta, whole genome shotgun sequence carries:
- the LOC120264822 gene encoding LOW QUALITY PROTEIN: probable GTP diphosphokinase CRSH1, chloroplastic (The sequence of the model RefSeq protein was modified relative to this genomic sequence to represent the inferred CDS: inserted 2 bases in 1 codon), with translation MKTNSMMWMKLNQFQITTDTTTTTTSSAAAAAAAAMAAAGHHLHVNHLLPKTQSKHPLKPISSSFVFIPRGKRTSRRIRCSAMEPLSLSPCASPSSSSPMAELVAAFNELSGRMGGALSTTSSSNLLFKALKLSIPPLQSLPIAPDGRAPXSRALSVACLLADLQMDAEVISAGILREALISGAITMDAVKGQIGIGTAHLLHENLRMRHIPSDVGIVDDESASALRRYCLTYYDIRALILELALKLDLMRHLDYLPRYHQQMKSLEVMRIYAPLAHAVGASALSLELEDLSFRYLFPLSYLYVDTWLRSRAVDSKPLIDVYKEQLVRALETDTELADMVEDIQVQGRYKSRFSTMKKLLKDGRKPEEVNDILGLRVILKQISGENTTEIGNRACYRTYEVIRTMWKEVPRRTKDYIGRPKANGYKSLHVAVDVSEHKGGIPLMEIQIRTTEMDKLADGGAASHSLYKGGLTDPGEAKRLKAIMLAAAELAALRLRDLPSSNERGLDIDQTNRVFRLLDKNGDGRISIEELTEVMEELGAGGKDAQELMLRLDANSDGSLSSDEFDMFQRQVEFMRNMEYKDDYYKTMLGDKLKMADDTGLIQVYRKELGDKLVVN